One Helianthus annuus cultivar XRQ/B chromosome 12, HanXRQr2.0-SUNRISE, whole genome shotgun sequence genomic region harbors:
- the LOC110892564 gene encoding probable calcium-binding protein CML46 yields MEVTPVIKKSFSLLLRFKIALCKMNTCEVVLKSLRALAHSLATHFSLSWNKLRTTPTPPHLQDIIYKEFVTIEETNMVMGQLGIQPYNGHDGSIDVLSVFDDEEPSLGEVKVAFDVFDVNSDGFIDEFELQRVLCNLGQTEMAKLEECRNMIKGFDVNGDGVIDFDEFVKLMETCSF; encoded by the coding sequence ATGGAAGTGACACCCGtgataaaaaaatcattttctctaCTTTTACGCTTCAAAATCGCACTTTGTAAAATGAACACTTGTGAAGTTGTGTTGAAATCCCTTCGAGCTTTGGCTCACTCTCTAGCGACCCATTTTTCACTCTCATGGAACAAGTTAAGGACCACTCCCACACCACCTCACCTACAAGATATCATCTACAAAGAGTTTGTGACCATTGAGGAGACAAACATGGTCATGGGCCAACTAGGGATCCAGCCGTACAATGGTCATGATGGCAGTATCGACGTTTTGTCTGTGTTTGATGACGAGGAACCAAGTTTGGGTGAAGTTAAGGTAGCTTTTGATGTGTTTGATGTGAACTCAGATGGATTCATTGATGAGTTTGAGTTGCAAAGAGTGTTGTGCAATCTTGGACAAACAGAAATGGCAAAGTTGGAGGAATGTAGAAATATGATCAAAGGTTTTGATGTCAATGGGGATGGAGTCATTGACTTTGATGAATTTGTTAAGCTCATGGAGACATGTTCTTTCTAA